From one Bacteroides fragilis NCTC 9343 genomic stretch:
- a CDS encoding DUF5053 domain-containing protein: protein MDKQTENKIRGLVDQFHLLRTKEGAIKFDNIWKELTASIPLEERSEAGRILREEMKSRRERIRRTDIDVRNQIGDLGDVISLSYIAQHYFQKDRSWLAQRINGNIVNGKPSAFTDDELELFKFALNDIKNKLSETILNIK, encoded by the coding sequence ATGGATAAGCAGACGGAAAATAAGATTAGAGGCCTTGTAGATCAATTCCACCTCTTACGTACCAAAGAAGGTGCTATCAAATTTGATAACATATGGAAAGAGCTGACTGCATCCATCCCACTTGAAGAACGTAGTGAAGCAGGAAGAATCCTCCGTGAAGAGATGAAAAGCCGGAGAGAGCGAATTAGACGTACTGATATTGATGTACGTAATCAGATCGGAGATTTAGGAGACGTTATTTCCTTATCATATATTGCTCAACACTATTTCCAAAAAGATAGGAGCTGGTTAGCTCAACGCATTAACGGAAACATCGTCAACGGAAAACCCAGTGCTTTTACCGATGATGAATTAGAACTATTCAAGTTTGCACTTAATGATATAAAAAATAAGCTATCGGAAACCATATTAAACATCAAATGA